A region of Paractinoplanes abujensis DNA encodes the following proteins:
- a CDS encoding NAD-dependent epimerase/dehydratase family protein, whose amino-acid sequence MRVVIVGATGNAGTALLRRLSAEPDVELVGVARRLPSPTGVYAEATWHSVDIGASPAEDRLAEVFAGADAVVHLAWQIQPSHDQKLLYRTNVLGSRAVAKAVLRAAVPTLAFASSVGVYSAGPKNAYVRESWPRAGVLQSSYSRHKALVEWMLDQIEADHPQLRVVRLRPGLIFQRAVGTEISRYFAGPLLPAWLLRPQWLPVVPSHPGLRMQAVHADDVADAYARALLSDAHGAFNIAAGPVLDPAVAARTFHGVQVPVPGFALTGAAAATWWLRLQPVDAGWVHLGLKAPLMSCDRAATELGWSPRRDAVSALKELVAGMADRAHDDAGPPLAGHPDLPGRLGGLLKGRLPGTGNPY is encoded by the coding sequence ATGCGTGTCGTGATCGTCGGAGCCACGGGGAACGCCGGAACCGCCCTGCTGCGCCGTTTGAGCGCGGAACCGGACGTCGAGCTGGTGGGCGTCGCGCGCCGGTTGCCGTCCCCCACCGGGGTGTATGCCGAAGCCACGTGGCACTCGGTGGACATCGGCGCCTCACCCGCCGAGGACCGGCTGGCCGAGGTGTTCGCGGGAGCCGACGCGGTGGTGCACCTGGCCTGGCAGATTCAGCCGAGCCACGATCAGAAGCTGCTCTACCGTACGAACGTGCTGGGCAGCCGCGCGGTGGCCAAAGCGGTGCTGCGGGCTGCGGTGCCCACGCTGGCCTTCGCGTCATCCGTCGGCGTCTACTCGGCCGGCCCCAAGAACGCGTACGTGCGGGAGAGCTGGCCGCGGGCCGGGGTGCTGCAGTCCTCGTACAGCCGGCACAAGGCGCTCGTCGAATGGATGCTCGACCAGATCGAAGCCGACCACCCCCAGCTGCGAGTCGTCCGGCTGCGTCCCGGGCTCATCTTCCAACGCGCGGTCGGCACCGAGATCTCGCGCTACTTCGCGGGCCCGCTGCTGCCGGCGTGGCTGCTGCGCCCGCAGTGGCTGCCCGTGGTGCCGTCCCATCCGGGACTGCGCATGCAGGCGGTGCACGCCGACGACGTCGCCGACGCGTACGCCCGGGCCCTGCTCTCCGACGCCCACGGCGCGTTCAACATCGCCGCCGGCCCCGTCCTCGACCCCGCGGTGGCCGCGCGCACGTTCCACGGCGTCCAGGTGCCGGTCCCCGGCTTCGCCCTGACCGGCGCGGCCGCCGCCACCTGGTGGTTGCGGCTGCAGCCGGTCGACGCGGGCTGGGTGCACCTGGGCCTCAAAGCGCCGCTGATGTCCTGCGACCGGGCCGCCACCGAACTCGGCTGGAGCCCGCGCCGCGACGCCGTGAGCGCGCTCAAGGAGCTGGTCGCGGGCATGGCCGACCGGGCCCACGACGACGCCGGTCCACCGCTGGCCGGCCACCCCGACCTGCCCGGGCGGCTCGGCGGCCTGCTCAAGGGCCGCCTGCCCGGCACCGGCAACCCCTACTAG
- a CDS encoding GNAT family N-acetyltransferase — MAVGRSGCHDAGVTDGSLMRRVRSLWVELAGVPASGSEDKDVIVSPRSRLCPPGWCGIVDLGSVAIVTAPDARSAAALRPALSTADWLTRLPVAEVLGPATLLYCDGESFRPASGPADFVRGVDEATADQVVALPAAHPDVVALRAGVSADEDGEAGLADITSQAFVVRGKAAAGYEVWPRATAHLSVLTAIEWRGRGLARLVASAATADALSKGLMPQWRARPEASRRVARGLGFREFGTQLSIRLGPVS, encoded by the coding sequence GTGGCGGTGGGCCGGAGCGGTTGCCACGATGCCGGCGTGACTGACGGTTCCCTGATGCGGCGTGTTCGGAGTCTATGGGTTGAGCTGGCCGGTGTGCCGGCCTCCGGCTCGGAGGACAAGGACGTGATCGTCTCGCCGCGGTCGCGGCTCTGCCCGCCAGGGTGGTGCGGGATCGTCGATCTGGGCTCGGTCGCGATCGTGACCGCGCCTGATGCCAGGTCGGCTGCGGCTTTGCGGCCGGCTTTGTCCACTGCCGACTGGTTGACTCGGCTGCCCGTGGCCGAGGTGCTGGGGCCGGCGACGCTTCTGTATTGCGACGGGGAGAGCTTCCGGCCGGCGTCGGGTCCCGCCGATTTCGTGCGCGGGGTCGACGAGGCGACGGCTGATCAGGTCGTGGCGTTGCCGGCGGCGCATCCTGACGTGGTGGCGTTGCGAGCCGGGGTCAGCGCCGACGAGGACGGCGAGGCGGGGCTCGCGGACATCACCTCGCAGGCGTTCGTCGTGCGGGGGAAGGCTGCGGCCGGTTATGAGGTGTGGCCGCGAGCTACGGCTCATTTGAGTGTTCTGACGGCCATCGAGTGGCGCGGGCGGGGGCTGGCTCGGCTGGTGGCCTCGGCGGCGACTGCTGACGCGTTGAGCAAAGGACTGATGCCGCAATGGCGGGCGCGGCCGGAAGCGTCTCGGCGGGTGGCTCGGGGCCTGGGTTTCCGGGAGTTCGGCACCCAGCTCAGCATCCGACTGGGCCCTGTCTCGTAG
- a CDS encoding GH12 family glycosyl hydrolase domain-containing protein: MRRLLRAALASGLLAAAALTSLAVAGPAAADTLICDQYGSTTIGGRYVVMNNRWGTSAQQCINVTSTGFAITSQQGTGNTSGAPVSYPAVYLGCHYTNCSPGTNLPIRVSDISSATSSISYRYVSGATYDAAYDIWLDPSPKKDGVSQQEIMIWFNRQGSIQPIGSIVGNATIGGRTWQVWQGSNGSNAVISYVAPSAISSWSFSVLDFIRDTQNRGAITNSWYLTSIQAGFEPWIGGTGLAVTDFSAQVNGGGGTPSNPPATTPPPTGTASCRVTYATNTWNTGLTANVTVTNTGSTAVNGWALAFNLPAGQTITSSWNAALTGTSGAVTARNIAWNGTIAPGGNASFGFQVTHNGSSAAPAGFALNGSPCTTT; this comes from the coding sequence ATGCGACGTCTTCTCCGCGCCGCCCTGGCCTCCGGCCTGCTCGCAGCGGCCGCCCTGACCTCCCTCGCCGTGGCCGGCCCGGCCGCGGCCGACACCCTGATCTGCGACCAGTACGGCAGCACCACGATCGGCGGCCGCTACGTCGTGATGAACAACCGCTGGGGCACCTCGGCCCAGCAGTGCATCAACGTGACGAGCACCGGATTCGCGATCACCAGCCAGCAGGGCACGGGCAACACCAGCGGCGCCCCGGTCTCCTACCCCGCCGTCTACCTGGGCTGCCACTACACCAACTGCTCGCCCGGCACCAACCTGCCCATCCGGGTCAGCGACATCTCGAGCGCGACGAGCAGCATCAGCTACCGGTACGTGTCGGGAGCGACCTACGACGCGGCCTACGACATCTGGCTCGACCCGTCGCCCAAGAAGGACGGCGTGAGCCAGCAGGAAATCATGATCTGGTTCAACCGGCAGGGCTCCATCCAGCCGATCGGTTCGATCGTCGGCAATGCGACCATCGGCGGCCGCACGTGGCAGGTATGGCAGGGCAGCAACGGCTCCAATGCCGTCATCTCCTACGTCGCCCCGTCGGCCATCAGCAGCTGGAGCTTCAGCGTCCTCGACTTCATCCGGGACACGCAGAATCGCGGCGCCATCACGAATAGTTGGTATTTGACAAGCATTCAGGCCGGATTCGAGCCGTGGATCGGTGGCACGGGCCTCGCGGTGACCGATTTCAGCGCCCAAGTGAACGGCGGCGGGGGCACACCCAGTAATCCCCCGGCCACGACACCGCCGCCCACCGGAACCGCTTCCTGCCGCGTCACCTACGCCACCAACACGTGGAATACCGGCCTCACGGCCAATGTCACCGTGACCAATACCGGATCGACCGCAGTGAACGGCTGGGCGCTCGCCTTCAACCTGCCGGCCGGCCAGACGATCACCAGTTCCTGGAACGCCGCATTGACCGGCACCAGCGGCGCCGTGACCGCCCGCAACATCGCCTGGAACGGCACGATCGCCCCCGGCGGCAACGCCTCCTTCGGATTCCAGGTCACCCACAACGGCTCCTCCGCGGCCCCGGCCGGCTTCGCCCTGAACGGTTCCCCCTGCACCACCACGTGA
- a CDS encoding histone-like nucleoid-structuring protein Lsr2 encodes MAKQVITLLTDDLDGGEADRTVEFGLDGVNYTIDLSEKNAGKLRKALDPFLGAATRVGRTAVVSPTRRVAPASTGRASRDQNQAIREWANKNGYEVSERGRIPSHIVEAYHSKR; translated from the coding sequence ATGGCCAAGCAGGTAATAACCCTTCTGACCGACGACCTCGACGGTGGCGAGGCGGATCGCACCGTCGAGTTCGGACTGGACGGTGTGAACTACACGATCGACCTCTCCGAGAAGAACGCCGGCAAGTTGCGTAAGGCGCTCGACCCGTTCCTGGGTGCGGCGACCCGGGTGGGCCGCACCGCGGTGGTGTCGCCGACCCGTCGCGTCGCCCCGGCCAGCACGGGCCGGGCCAGCCGCGACCAGAATCAGGCGATTCGCGAGTGGGCCAACAAGAACGGGTACGAGGTCTCCGAGCGCGGGCGCATCCCGAGCCACATCGTGGAGGCGTACCACAGCAAGCGATAG
- a CDS encoding SDR family NAD(P)-dependent oxidoreductase, translated as MPVVIVTGASSGIGRVTAERLAGNGFTVVLAARRADKIAALAEQLPNAVAVPTDVRDQQALTELVARARAITGRIDGLVNNAGVGGVASVLSEDAAVEGMIQVNLLAPIRLMRAVVPIMREQRGGAIVNIGSVAGEVGMSGVYSATKFALRGMTDSVRRELAGTGIGVTLVEPGYIAGDANRNRSGLPGPEIVAAAVESALRRPRRRVIVPAKYRAAVLAAHVFPGIADRMYAGKAAGKGDVKGRL; from the coding sequence ATGCCGGTGGTAATCGTGACGGGGGCGTCCAGCGGAATCGGTCGGGTCACCGCGGAACGGCTCGCCGGCAACGGCTTCACCGTGGTGCTGGCGGCCCGCCGGGCGGACAAAATCGCCGCCCTCGCCGAGCAATTGCCGAACGCCGTCGCGGTGCCCACCGACGTACGGGATCAGCAAGCTCTGACCGAGCTGGTCGCGCGGGCCCGGGCGATCACCGGTCGGATCGACGGCCTGGTGAACAACGCGGGCGTGGGCGGGGTGGCGTCGGTGCTCTCCGAGGACGCCGCGGTCGAAGGCATGATCCAGGTCAACCTGCTGGCCCCGATCCGGCTGATGCGCGCGGTCGTGCCGATCATGCGCGAGCAGCGCGGTGGCGCGATCGTGAACATCGGCTCGGTCGCGGGCGAGGTCGGGATGAGCGGCGTCTACTCGGCCACCAAGTTCGCTTTGCGGGGCATGACCGATTCCGTACGGCGGGAACTGGCCGGCACCGGCATCGGCGTCACCCTGGTCGAGCCCGGATACATCGCCGGCGACGCCAACCGGAACCGCTCGGGGCTGCCCGGCCCGGAGATCGTGGCCGCCGCGGTGGAGAGCGCCCTGCGGAGGCCGCGCCGCCGCGTGATCGTGCCGGCCAAGTATCGGGCCGCAGTGCTGGCCGCCCACGTCTTCCCCGGGATCGCCGACCGCATGTACGCCGGCAAGGCCGCGGGCAAGGGCGACGTGAAGGGCCGCCTCTGA
- a CDS encoding MFS transporter, with amino-acid sequence MNRTRRIPLNATFAVLAASVVVYTLMQSLLTPVLATMVTELHTTQGTVTWVLTAYLLSASIFTPIMGRVGDMLGKRGVLVFTLLALALGSLLAALATNITVMIIARVVQGVGGGALPLSFGIIRDEFPRGRVAGAVGLIASLSAVGGGLGIVLAGPVVDALGYRWLFWLPMIATLGAAVAAHFTVPPSPVRSGGTVSWLPAGLLSAWLVCLLLAMNQAPAWGWGSPAVLGLLIGALVLGGLWIRAEQRAATPLIDLRMLRLTAVWTANLVALLTGAAMYAVFAFLPQFVQTSPAAGYGFGASIAQAGLLLLPSSITMFAAGVVAGRLASIAGAKRVVVLGCLIGGASLALLAAAHEHTWQIYLSSALIGVGLGLVFAAMSALVVAAVPPSQTGVASGMNANIRTIGGSVGAALMASVVTSHVMPDGPPEESGYTLGFAAMAVVLVLAAVAALLIPEPAVPPAPETEKPAAPGEEPSCAETRPEIRS; translated from the coding sequence GTGAATCGAACGCGTCGTATCCCCCTGAACGCGACCTTCGCCGTCCTGGCGGCATCGGTCGTCGTCTACACCCTGATGCAGTCCCTGCTGACGCCCGTCCTGGCCACGATGGTGACGGAACTGCACACCACGCAGGGCACCGTCACCTGGGTCCTCACCGCGTACCTGCTGTCAGCCTCGATCTTCACCCCGATCATGGGCCGGGTCGGCGACATGCTGGGCAAGCGGGGAGTCCTGGTCTTCACTCTTCTGGCGCTGGCCCTGGGGTCCCTGCTGGCCGCGCTGGCCACGAACATCACGGTGATGATCATTGCCCGGGTCGTCCAAGGAGTCGGCGGTGGCGCCCTTCCGCTGTCCTTCGGCATCATCCGTGACGAGTTCCCGAGGGGCCGGGTGGCCGGGGCGGTCGGGCTGATCGCCTCGCTGAGCGCGGTCGGCGGCGGTCTCGGCATCGTCCTGGCCGGTCCCGTCGTCGACGCCCTGGGCTACCGCTGGCTGTTCTGGCTGCCCATGATCGCGACGCTGGGGGCCGCCGTCGCGGCGCATTTCACGGTGCCGCCCTCACCCGTACGCAGTGGCGGAACGGTGAGCTGGCTGCCCGCGGGGCTGCTCTCGGCCTGGCTGGTGTGCCTGCTGCTGGCGATGAACCAGGCGCCCGCGTGGGGCTGGGGCTCACCGGCGGTCCTGGGCCTGCTGATCGGGGCCCTTGTGCTGGGCGGGCTATGGATCCGGGCGGAGCAGCGCGCCGCGACTCCGCTGATCGACCTGCGGATGTTGCGCCTGACCGCCGTGTGGACCGCCAATCTGGTGGCTCTGCTCACCGGGGCCGCGATGTACGCGGTCTTCGCCTTCCTGCCGCAGTTCGTCCAGACCTCTCCGGCCGCGGGCTACGGCTTCGGCGCGAGCATCGCCCAGGCCGGTCTGCTGCTCCTGCCCTCGTCGATCACCATGTTCGCGGCCGGGGTGGTCGCCGGTCGGCTGGCCTCGATCGCCGGCGCCAAGCGCGTCGTCGTCCTGGGCTGCCTCATCGGTGGCGCGTCCCTGGCCCTGCTCGCCGCCGCCCACGAGCACACCTGGCAGATCTACCTGTCGTCGGCCCTCATCGGCGTCGGGCTCGGGCTCGTCTTCGCGGCGATGTCCGCTCTCGTCGTCGCGGCCGTCCCGCCGTCGCAGACCGGCGTGGCCAGTGGCATGAACGCCAACATCCGGACGATCGGCGGCTCGGTCGGTGCGGCGCTGATGGCAAGTGTCGTGACGTCCCACGTGATGCCTGACGGCCCGCCCGAGGAGTCCGGCTATACACTCGGCTTCGCCGCGATGGCGGTCGTCCTGGTGTTGGCCGCCGTGGCCGCGCTCCTGATACCCGAGCCGGCCGTGCCACCGGCACCGGAGACCGAGAAACCCGCCGCGCCGGGAGAGGAGCCCTCGTGCGCCGAGACGCGGCCCGAAATCAGGAGCTGA
- a CDS encoding TetR/AcrR family transcriptional regulator — translation MRRDAARNQELILRSAHEVFSEQGTEVGLDVVAGRAGVGVGTVYRHFPNKDLLLDQLVSTMYEDLVAIAQEALARGDGTGLEEFLRRLSRSLIDHLGYSDRFVSARGPGVGEQLDDLFDDLLAQAKTHRTINDSTTKADLQILIWGVRGVVAVSGSVAPDAWERFLDIHLAGLRASPFPSTQPGPDAAQISKMLDARAKK, via the coding sequence GTGCGCCGAGACGCGGCCCGAAATCAGGAGCTGATCCTGCGGAGCGCCCACGAGGTGTTCTCCGAACAGGGAACCGAGGTGGGCCTGGACGTGGTGGCCGGCCGGGCGGGCGTCGGGGTCGGCACCGTGTATCGCCACTTCCCGAACAAGGACCTCCTGCTCGATCAGCTCGTGAGCACGATGTACGAAGACCTTGTCGCCATCGCGCAGGAGGCCCTGGCGCGGGGCGACGGCACGGGTCTGGAGGAGTTCCTGCGCCGGCTCAGCCGATCGCTGATCGACCACCTCGGCTATTCCGACCGGTTCGTCAGCGCCCGCGGGCCGGGCGTGGGCGAGCAGCTCGACGACCTGTTCGACGACCTCCTGGCGCAGGCCAAGACGCATCGCACGATCAACGACAGCACCACCAAGGCCGACCTGCAAATTCTGATCTGGGGGGTGCGCGGTGTCGTCGCCGTGAGCGGTTCCGTCGCCCCCGACGCCTGGGAGCGCTTCCTCGACATCCATCTCGCGGGCCTGCGCGCCTCCCCGTTCCCCAGCACTCAGCCGGGCCCGGACGCCGCGCAGATCAGCAAGATGCTGGACGCCCGCGCCAAGAAGTGA
- a CDS encoding GMC oxidoreductase, which produces MDYDVVIVGSGFGGSVSALRLAEKGYRVGVLEAGRRFTRETLPKTSWDLRNFLWAPKLGLRGIQRITLLKDIVVLSAAGVGGGSLVYANTLYRPPQTFFDDPRWAGITDWAAELAPHYDQASRMLGVTEQPSMTPSDVVIRQVAEDMGVGETFRRTPVGVFFGEPGRQVADPFFGGAGPSRTGCTECGNCMIGCRVGAKNALDVNYLYLAERAGAVVHPSTQVTSLRRTGDGWIVNDGAFTARDVILAAGALGTQRLLHAMRDSGVLPDLSPRLGSLTRTNSEALLGAQTAGVPAEPFSRGVAITSSFHPDETTHIEPVRYGPGSNAMGLLTTVLVDGGGRLPRPVRFLAQALRHPYVLLRSLSVRRWSERTIIALVMQTADNSLTVRRTRRGRLTTGPGHGAPNPTWIPIGHDAVRRIAERIGGFPGGGVGDVFNIPMTAHILGGATIGDAPTTGVIDAYHRVFGYEGLHVIDGSAVPANLGVNPSLTITALAERALSLWPNKGAADPRPPLGSPYVRLPAIAPVSPAVPAHAPGALRLAP; this is translated from the coding sequence GTGGACTACGACGTCGTGATCGTGGGCAGCGGCTTCGGCGGCAGCGTGAGCGCCCTGCGGCTGGCCGAGAAGGGCTACCGGGTCGGCGTGCTCGAGGCGGGCCGGCGCTTCACCCGCGAGACGCTGCCGAAGACCTCGTGGGACCTGCGCAACTTCCTCTGGGCGCCGAAGCTGGGCCTGCGCGGCATCCAGCGGATCACCCTGCTCAAGGACATCGTGGTGCTGTCGGCCGCGGGTGTCGGCGGCGGCTCGCTGGTCTACGCGAACACGCTCTACCGGCCGCCGCAGACGTTCTTCGACGACCCGCGCTGGGCCGGCATCACCGACTGGGCGGCCGAGCTGGCGCCGCACTACGACCAGGCGTCGCGCATGCTGGGGGTGACCGAGCAGCCCTCGATGACCCCGTCCGACGTGGTGATCCGTCAGGTCGCCGAGGACATGGGGGTGGGCGAGACCTTTCGCCGTACGCCGGTGGGAGTCTTCTTCGGCGAACCCGGCAGACAGGTCGCTGATCCGTTCTTCGGCGGGGCCGGCCCGTCCCGTACGGGGTGCACCGAATGCGGCAACTGCATGATCGGCTGCCGCGTGGGGGCGAAGAACGCGCTCGACGTCAACTACCTCTACCTGGCCGAGCGGGCCGGGGCCGTCGTGCATCCGTCCACACAGGTCACCTCGCTGCGCCGCACCGGCGACGGCTGGATCGTGAACGACGGCGCCTTCACCGCCCGCGACGTGATCCTGGCCGCCGGCGCTCTCGGCACCCAGCGCCTGCTGCACGCCATGCGCGACAGCGGTGTCCTGCCCGACCTGTCGCCACGGCTGGGGTCCTTGACCCGTACGAACTCCGAAGCGCTGCTCGGTGCGCAGACGGCCGGCGTCCCGGCCGAGCCGTTCTCGCGCGGCGTGGCGATCACCTCGTCGTTCCACCCCGACGAGACCACCCACATCGAGCCCGTACGGTACGGGCCCGGCAGCAACGCGATGGGCCTGCTCACCACCGTGCTGGTCGACGGCGGCGGCCGGCTGCCCCGGCCCGTGCGCTTCCTCGCCCAGGCCCTGCGCCACCCGTACGTGCTGCTCCGCTCGTTGTCGGTGCGCCGCTGGAGCGAACGCACGATCATCGCGCTCGTCATGCAGACGGCCGACAACTCGCTGACCGTGCGCCGCACCCGCCGCGGCCGCCTGACCACCGGCCCCGGGCACGGCGCACCCAACCCGACGTGGATCCCGATCGGCCACGACGCCGTACGCCGGATCGCGGAACGGATCGGCGGCTTCCCCGGCGGCGGTGTGGGCGACGTCTTCAACATCCCGATGACCGCGCACATCCTGGGCGGCGCGACGATCGGCGACGCGCCCACGACCGGCGTGATCGATGCCTACCACCGCGTGTTCGGGTACGAGGGCCTGCACGTCATCGACGGCTCGGCCGTGCCCGCCAACCTCGGCGTCAACCCTTCGCTGACCATCACGGCGCTTGCCGAACGGGCCCTCTCGCTGTGGCCCAACAAGGGCGCAGCCGACCCGCGCCCGCCGCTGGGCTCCCCGTACGTGCGGCTGCCCGCGATCGCCCCGGTCAGCCCGGCCGTCCCCGCGCACGCCCCGGGGGCCCTGCGGCTCGCGCCGTAG
- a CDS encoding zinc-dependent alcohol dehydrogenase translates to MRRVIVSGDGVSVVSAEVPEPGPGDVLVRTAVAGVCGSDTHALAGLHPFIELPYAPGHEVCGTIEAVGPAVTGVTVGQRVTLEPFLPCWECKQCLAGRQNICERLRFFGCAHDQGGMADYFTIDQRRLHVIPDGLSWEQAAFIEPLGTPVHAVGLAGGVRGKAVAILGAGTIGILTLQVARAYGARRVVMTARSAASRARALEFGADAAIDATGDAVAGVREALGESADVVFDCVAEQSTTDQALGLVMKGGTVVVVGVPPADVRIPLPLIQDAQLRIQGSATYLPADFAESMRLLSSGGVDVSRMVTAAHPLEEAAAAFADAASGRHLKVLLTAV, encoded by the coding sequence ATGCGTCGGGTGATCGTCTCGGGTGACGGAGTGTCGGTGGTCTCGGCCGAGGTGCCCGAGCCCGGGCCGGGTGACGTGCTGGTGCGCACGGCCGTCGCCGGGGTCTGCGGGTCGGACACTCATGCGCTGGCCGGGCTGCATCCGTTCATCGAGTTGCCGTACGCGCCGGGGCACGAGGTGTGCGGCACGATCGAGGCCGTCGGGCCGGCGGTGACCGGAGTGACAGTGGGCCAGCGGGTCACGCTAGAGCCTTTCCTGCCGTGCTGGGAATGCAAGCAGTGCCTGGCCGGGCGGCAGAACATCTGTGAGCGGCTGCGGTTCTTCGGGTGCGCGCACGACCAGGGTGGCATGGCCGACTACTTCACGATCGATCAGCGGCGGCTGCACGTGATCCCCGACGGGTTGTCGTGGGAGCAGGCCGCGTTCATCGAGCCGCTAGGCACTCCGGTGCACGCCGTGGGGCTGGCCGGGGGCGTACGGGGGAAGGCAGTGGCGATCCTCGGGGCGGGCACCATCGGGATCCTGACCTTGCAGGTGGCTCGGGCGTACGGGGCGCGGCGGGTGGTGATGACCGCGCGGTCGGCGGCGTCGCGGGCGCGGGCGCTGGAGTTCGGGGCCGATGCCGCGATCGACGCCACCGGGGACGCGGTCGCCGGTGTGCGGGAGGCGCTGGGCGAGAGCGCCGACGTGGTGTTCGACTGTGTGGCCGAGCAGTCGACGACCGACCAGGCGCTGGGCCTGGTGATGAAGGGCGGGACCGTGGTCGTGGTGGGGGTGCCGCCGGCCGACGTCCGGATTCCGCTGCCGCTGATTCAGGACGCGCAGTTGCGTATTCAGGGCAGCGCGACGTATCTGCCGGCCGATTTCGCCGAGTCGATGCGGCTGCTGAGTTCGGGAGGGGTGGACGTGTCGCGGATGGTGACGGCTGCGCATCCGCTGGAGGAGGCCGCGGCCGCTTTCGCCGACGCTGCTTCCGGGCGGCATCTGAAGGTTCTGCTGACGGCCGTCTGA
- a CDS encoding AMP-binding protein, producing MSSYASGVSDLPLLGETIGANLERTVARFGDREALVEVASGRRWTYAEFDEDVNRLARGLLARGIEKGDRVGIWAPNCAEWVITQYATAKIGAILVNVNPAYRTHELRFVVEQSGLTLLISAVSFKTSDYRGMIEEIGFGAAVYIGESSFSDLSLSGDKTRIADRAASLSFDDPINIQYTSGTTGFPKGATLSHHNILNNGYFVGELINYTERDRVCLPVPLYHCFGMVMGNLAATSHGACIVLPAPGFDPAATLAAVGQEQITSLYGVPTMFIAELGLPDFAGYDLSSLRTGIMAGSPCPVEVMKRVVAEMNMSEVAICYGMTETSPVSTMTRPDDTLARRTETVGRVMPHLESKVVDPGTGRVVPAGEPGELCTRGYSVMLGYWDQPEATAEAIDAARWMHTGDLATMDDEGYVSIVGRIKDLVIRGGENVYPREVEEFLHTHPDIADVQVIGVPDVKYGEELMAWIVMRPGATPLTADDVREYSAGKLSHYKVPRYVHVVDSFPMTVTGKVRKVEMRAQAVGILDL from the coding sequence ATGTCGTCCTATGCCTCGGGTGTCTCGGACCTGCCCCTGCTCGGTGAGACCATCGGCGCCAACCTGGAACGCACTGTTGCGCGTTTCGGGGATCGGGAGGCGCTGGTCGAGGTGGCGTCGGGGCGGCGCTGGACGTACGCGGAATTCGACGAGGACGTGAACCGGCTGGCCCGGGGGCTGCTGGCGCGCGGCATCGAAAAAGGCGACCGGGTCGGGATCTGGGCCCCGAACTGCGCCGAGTGGGTGATCACGCAGTACGCGACGGCCAAGATCGGCGCGATCCTGGTCAACGTCAATCCGGCCTACCGGACCCATGAGCTGCGGTTCGTGGTCGAGCAGTCGGGCCTGACGTTGCTGATCAGTGCCGTGTCGTTCAAGACGAGCGACTACCGCGGCATGATCGAGGAGATCGGCTTCGGTGCCGCCGTCTACATCGGCGAATCCAGCTTTTCCGATTTATCGCTCTCAGGCGACAAAACGCGCATCGCGGATCGTGCGGCCTCGCTGTCGTTCGACGACCCGATCAACATCCAGTACACGTCGGGCACGACCGGTTTCCCCAAGGGCGCCACCCTCTCGCACCACAACATCCTCAACAACGGCTACTTCGTCGGCGAGCTGATCAATTACACCGAGCGCGACCGGGTCTGCCTGCCCGTGCCGCTCTACCACTGCTTCGGCATGGTCATGGGCAACCTGGCGGCCACCTCGCACGGCGCCTGCATCGTGCTGCCCGCGCCCGGCTTCGACCCCGCGGCCACCCTCGCCGCCGTCGGCCAGGAGCAGATCACTTCCCTGTACGGGGTGCCGACCATGTTCATCGCCGAACTGGGCCTGCCCGACTTCGCCGGCTACGACCTGTCCTCCCTGCGTACGGGGATCATGGCCGGCTCGCCGTGCCCGGTCGAAGTGATGAAGCGGGTCGTCGCCGAGATGAACATGAGCGAGGTCGCCATCTGCTACGGCATGACCGAGACGTCCCCGGTCTCGACCATGACCCGGCCCGACGACACCCTGGCCCGGCGCACCGAGACCGTGGGCCGGGTGATGCCGCACCTCGAGTCCAAGGTCGTCGACCCCGGCACCGGCCGCGTCGTGCCCGCGGGTGAACCGGGCGAACTGTGCACGCGTGGCTACTCGGTGATGCTGGGCTACTGGGACCAGCCCGAGGCCACGGCCGAGGCGATCGACGCCGCCCGCTGGATGCACACGGGCGACCTGGCCACGATGGACGACGAAGGCTACGTCAGCATCGTCGGCCGGATCAAGGACCTGGTGATCCGCGGCGGCGAGAACGTCTACCCGCGTGAGGTCGAGGAGTTCCTCCACACCCACCCCGACATCGCCGACGTGCAGGTGATCGGCGTGCCCGACGTCAAGTACGGCGAGGAGCTGATGGCCTGGATCGTCATGCGCCCCGGCGCGACCCCGCTGACCGCCGACGACGTCCGGGAGTACAGCGCGGGCAAACTCAGCCACTACAAGGTGCCGCGCTACGTCCACGTGGTCGACAGCTTCCCGATGACCGTCACCGGCAAGGTCCGCAAGGTCGAGATGCGCGCACAGGCAGTGGGGATCCTGGACCTCTGA